CCTGAGACAGGGGGAAACCATGAACATCCGGATGCGACACCGCCATACCGCCTCTGCGGTGGCGACCGTATCAACGCTGTTGGCCCTGCTCTGGCTGGCCCTGCCGGCGCCACCGGCGCCGTCCCCTTCCGACACCCCGCAGGACGCAGCACCCTTCACGGCCGGGAACGCCGAATCTTCTCCCCCTCCCCCGCGTCGGCTGCACAGCTCCCTGTTCATGCCGTACTTCTCGTTCGCACAGCCGCTGACCCCACGGAGCTGAATATGAGCGACATCCAGTGGAGCGACGGCGCTCCCATCTACCGCCAGCTGAAGGAGCGCGTGATCGCCATGATGCTCGACGGAATCCTCAAGCCGGGCGATGCCCTGCCTTCGGTGCGCCAGGTGGCCGCCGATTACCAGCTCAACCCCATTACCGTTTCGCGCGCTTACCAGGAACTGGCCGATGAAGGCCTGGTGGAAAAGCGCCGCGGTCTGGGCATGTTCATGACCGAGCAGGCCGCCACGCAGCTGCGCAGCAGCGAGCGTGACCGCTTCCTCAACGAAGAATGGCCGGCCGTCCTGGAGCGCATCCAGCGCCTGGGCCTGAGCCTCGATGAATTGCTGCCCCAG
Above is a genomic segment from Stenotrophomonas sp. ESTM1D_MKCIP4_1 containing:
- a CDS encoding GntR family transcriptional regulator; the protein is MSDIQWSDGAPIYRQLKERVIAMMLDGILKPGDALPSVRQVAADYQLNPITVSRAYQELADEGLVEKRRGLGMFMTEQAATQLRSSERDRFLNEEWPAVLERIQRLGLSLDELLPQGKI